A region from the Priestia filamentosa genome encodes:
- the kynA gene encoding tryptophan 2,3-dioxygenase produces the protein MTSKNNSRPEQNIQTDFQKEMSYGDYLHLHKILDSQQRLSGHHDEMLFIIIHQTSELWMKLILHEVKAAISCIRNDNLEASFKMLSRVSRIQQQLIQSWNILSTLTPAEYMEFRDDLGKSSGFQSYQNRLIEFSLGNKNAHTLAVYKHDKNLFNQMQQALHEPSIYDEAVKAMFRRGLPINEQCLNRDYSEQYEPNESIELAWLEVYRNVNQYWDLYELAEKLVDIGSQQQLWRFNHVTTVERIIGHKTGTGGSSGVTYLKRALDQHFFPELWSLRTKI, from the coding sequence ATGACGTCAAAAAACAATTCTCGCCCAGAGCAAAATATTCAAACTGACTTTCAAAAGGAAATGTCTTATGGTGACTATCTTCATCTTCATAAAATCTTAGATAGTCAGCAAAGACTTTCTGGTCATCACGACGAAATGTTATTTATTATTATTCATCAGACAAGTGAACTATGGATGAAGCTTATTTTGCACGAAGTGAAGGCCGCTATTAGCTGCATACGCAATGATAATTTAGAAGCCTCTTTCAAAATGCTTTCTCGTGTTTCTCGTATTCAACAACAGCTCATTCAATCTTGGAACATCCTCTCGACTTTAACACCTGCTGAATATATGGAATTTAGAGACGATCTTGGAAAGTCTTCTGGATTTCAATCATACCAAAATCGGCTTATTGAATTTTCTTTAGGAAACAAAAATGCTCATACTCTAGCTGTCTATAAACATGATAAAAACCTTTTCAATCAAATGCAGCAAGCACTTCATGAGCCAAGTATATATGATGAAGCAGTCAAAGCTATGTTTAGGCGTGGCTTACCAATTAACGAGCAATGTCTGAACAGAGACTATTCCGAACAATATGAGCCAAATGAAAGCATCGAATTGGCTTGGCTTGAAGTTTATCGCAATGTTAACCAATATTGGGATTTATATGAGCTAGCTGAAAAGCTAGTTGACATTGGAAGCCAACAGCAATTGTGGCGCTTCAATCATGTGACAACAGTTGAGAGAATTATCGGTCATAAAACTGGAACAGGAGGGTCTTCTGGGGTAACGTACTTAAAAAGAGCACTTGATCAGCATTTCTTCCCTGAACTGTGGAGCCTTCGCACAAAAATTTAG
- the kynU gene encoding kynureninase: MPFSSFQPTLEYAKNLDEQDILASFRQEFYLKEDSIYMDGNSLGLLSKRAERTLLEVVNDWKNLGIDGWSSGKHPWFTLSENLGKKLAPLIGASAEEVIVTGSTTVNLHQLLSTFYHPKGTRTKILADELNFPSDIYAIQSQLRTHGYDPETHLIRVKSRDGRFLYTEDIIELMTEDIAIMILPTVLYRSGQILDMKTLTKEAHKRGILVGFDACHSIGAIPHLFNKWDIDFAYWCNYKHLNGGPGAVGGLYVNHKHLGTSPGLAGWFSSNKEKQFDMEHTLTPADTASAYQIGTPHLLSLAPLIGSLEIFHEAGIEKIREKSVAMTDYLIKLVNHYLLPFSFTMGSPENANERGGHLSLEHKEAARICKSLKEYSIIPDFRSPNIIRLAPVALYTSYEEIWNVVQTLKEIMQKEHYKQYKNEREIIA; encoded by the coding sequence ATGCCTTTCTCTTCGTTTCAACCCACACTCGAATATGCTAAAAACCTTGACGAACAGGATATTCTAGCTTCTTTTAGACAAGAATTCTATTTAAAGGAAGACTCTATTTATATGGATGGAAATTCATTGGGTCTTCTCTCTAAAAGAGCTGAGAGAACTCTTTTGGAAGTTGTTAATGATTGGAAGAACTTAGGGATTGATGGTTGGTCATCAGGCAAGCATCCTTGGTTTACATTATCAGAAAACCTCGGTAAAAAACTTGCTCCACTCATAGGTGCCTCTGCTGAAGAAGTGATTGTAACAGGCTCAACAACCGTTAACCTTCATCAGTTGCTCTCTACATTTTATCATCCAAAAGGAACACGAACTAAAATCTTAGCTGATGAACTTAATTTCCCTTCCGATATTTACGCTATTCAAAGTCAACTGCGTACACATGGTTATGACCCTGAAACACATCTTATTAGAGTAAAAAGCAGAGACGGTCGTTTTTTATATACTGAAGACATTATCGAATTGATGACTGAGGATATTGCAATTATGATTCTCCCTACTGTCCTATATCGAAGCGGCCAAATTCTAGATATGAAGACATTAACAAAAGAAGCTCATAAACGCGGCATTTTAGTTGGATTTGATGCTTGTCACTCTATTGGTGCTATTCCTCATCTTTTCAATAAATGGGACATTGATTTTGCCTATTGGTGTAATTATAAACATCTTAATGGCGGACCAGGAGCTGTTGGAGGTTTATATGTAAATCATAAACATCTTGGCACTTCTCCAGGTCTTGCTGGTTGGTTTAGTTCTAATAAAGAAAAACAGTTTGATATGGAGCATACATTGACACCAGCTGACACAGCTAGCGCTTACCAGATTGGCACTCCTCACCTGCTAAGCCTCGCCCCTTTAATTGGGTCTCTTGAAATCTTCCATGAAGCTGGTATTGAAAAGATTCGTGAAAAGTCGGTAGCCATGACAGACTACCTTATCAAACTCGTAAATCATTATTTATTACCCTTTTCTTTCACTATGGGAAGTCCTGAAAATGCTAATGAACGCGGAGGTCATCTAAGTCTTGAGCATAAAGAAGCCGCTCGCATTTGTAAATCCCTTAAAGAATACAGCATCATACCTGACTTTAGGTCACCAAATATCATTCGTCTTGCTCCTGTTGCGCTCTATACCTCCTATGAAGAAATATGGAATGTTGTTCAAACATTAAAAGAAATTATGCAAAAAGAGCATTATAAACAATATAAAAATGAACGTGAAATTATTGCTTAA